The following coding sequences are from one Fibrobacter sp. window:
- a CDS encoding 1-deoxy-D-xylulose-5-phosphate reductoisomerase → MEISQSRILLLGSTGSIGTSALNCIRRFGDRFRVSGLAAGRNVDKFISQIREFNPQMVFIGDPSGADKIRNEFGGKLRVCGSLEELVRENECEIVLNALVGAVGFRPTVIALELGRRVALANKESLVIGGDYIRSLLEQGKGELVPVDSEHSAILQCMHGVKDSTVESIILTASGGPFRNLPAGSFDSITPAQALSHPTWSMGPKITIDSSTLMNKGFEVIEAHHLFSLPYSRLRVWIHPQSIIHSLVEFHDGAIMAQLGLPDMELPIQFALSFPERLPMGGKRLSLPEIGRLEFSDPDLNRFPCLRLCIEAGKAGGTAPAVVNAANEVAVAAFLDGKISFNQISEIVAYSLQTCKPEPADSCEEIEEADRRVRESILKQFLKGKR, encoded by the coding sequence ATGGAGATTTCACAATCAAGAATATTGCTTTTAGGCTCCACTGGCTCAATCGGGACTTCCGCTCTTAATTGTATAAGAAGGTTCGGGGATAGATTCAGGGTAAGCGGGCTTGCAGCCGGAAGGAATGTAGACAAATTTATCTCTCAGATACGCGAATTCAATCCACAGATGGTATTTATCGGCGATCCTTCCGGAGCAGATAAGATAAGGAACGAGTTTGGCGGGAAGTTGAGAGTATGTGGCAGTCTTGAGGAACTGGTCAGGGAAAATGAGTGTGAAATAGTGCTTAACGCCCTGGTGGGTGCGGTGGGATTCAGACCTACGGTGATAGCGCTTGAACTCGGCAGAAGAGTGGCTCTGGCCAATAAGGAGAGTCTGGTAATCGGTGGAGATTACATAAGAAGTCTGCTTGAACAGGGAAAGGGCGAATTGGTACCTGTTGACAGTGAGCACAGCGCGATTCTTCAATGCATGCACGGAGTAAAAGATTCCACAGTTGAATCAATTATTCTTACCGCATCGGGTGGACCTTTTCGTAATCTGCCTGCCGGGAGTTTCGATTCTATCACTCCGGCTCAGGCGTTGAGTCATCCGACCTGGTCAATGGGTCCTAAAATTACTATCGATTCATCGACACTTATGAACAAGGGTTTTGAGGTAATAGAAGCGCATCATCTCTTTTCTCTTCCATATTCACGATTACGGGTCTGGATTCATCCACAGTCGATTATTCATTCCCTTGTGGAGTTTCATGATGGGGCGATAATGGCGCAGTTGGGACTTCCCGATATGGAGCTTCCGATTCAGTTTGCACTTAGTTTTCCGGAGAGGCTTCCGATGGGAGGGAAGCGTTTATCACTTCCAGAGATTGGGCGGCTGGAATTCTCTGATCCTGATCTCAATCGTTTCCCCTGCTTGCGTCTTTGTATTGAGGCCGGAAAGGCCGGGGGGACGGCACCTGCAGTGGTGAATGCGGCTAATGAGGTCGCAGTTGCGGCTTTCCTGGATGGAAAAATCTCCTTTAATCAGATTTCCGAGATAGTGGCATATTCATTGCAAACCTGTAAGCCTGAACCTGCTGACTCCTGCGAGGAGATTGAGGAAGCAGACAGGAGGGTTCGCGAAAGTATATTAAAACAATTCTTAAAAGGCAAACGATGA
- a CDS encoding phosphatidate cytidylyltransferase has translation MRFSDLGKRLLFVLWAAPLGWWVINSNISIIPRSVAVVYPAQAAVVVLVLMACFEYIRMLRIFYPRNAFWFGYIWLVSYFVLYFDKENIVPSDLSIYTLLILVALEAFIWGKRNQRKRWVRASLFFSGIAFLYIAGTSLLSLYREPFQSIFPPRFEAQMLSQLGVVTVIASIFMCDSAAYIFGSLWGKTHFSSISPKKTVEGSIAGLLAAILVSGAGWWYFANPLYPRWLGIVLGIFIGVFAQVGDLLVSLMKRYFRVKDASDMIPGHGGILDRFDSVFFTAPVLSLFSYTVSRFFG, from the coding sequence ATGAGATTCTCAGATCTGGGTAAACGTCTTTTATTTGTGTTGTGGGCGGCTCCTCTGGGGTGGTGGGTTATAAACTCTAACATATCGATTATACCCAGGAGCGTAGCTGTAGTATACCCTGCTCAGGCTGCTGTAGTTGTTCTTGTATTAATGGCTTGCTTTGAATACATCCGGATGCTCCGCATATTTTATCCCCGCAACGCGTTCTGGTTTGGGTATATCTGGCTGGTCTCTTATTTTGTTCTTTACTTTGACAAAGAGAATATTGTTCCCTCAGACCTGAGTATCTACACTCTTCTGATTCTTGTAGCGCTTGAGGCTTTTATCTGGGGAAAGAGAAACCAGAGAAAACGTTGGGTCAGGGCCAGTCTGTTTTTCAGCGGAATAGCCTTTCTCTACATTGCAGGGACATCTCTTTTGAGCCTGTACAGGGAGCCTTTCCAGTCTATTTTTCCACCCAGGTTTGAGGCCCAAATGCTTTCGCAGTTAGGAGTAGTTACAGTAATAGCTTCGATTTTCATGTGTGATTCTGCAGCCTACATTTTTGGTTCCTTATGGGGAAAGACCCACTTCAGCAGTATCAGTCCAAAGAAGACAGTGGAGGGGAGTATAGCTGGTCTCCTTGCGGCTATATTAGTGAGTGGGGCAGGCTGGTGGTATTTTGCCAATCCTTTATATCCACGCTGGCTGGGGATAGTGCTTGGAATTTTTATCGGGGTTTTTGCACAGGTGGGGGATCTTCTGGTCTCACTTATGAAGAGATATTTCCGGGTGAAGGATGCATCTGATATGATTCCCGGTCACGGCGGAATTCTTGACAGATTTGATTCGGTTTTTTTTACTGCACCGGTTCTTTCACTCTTTTCCTACACGGTAAGCAGGTTTTTCGGATAA
- a CDS encoding isoprenyl transferase, which translates to MAGNLLIMIIPTHIGIIMDGNGRWARQRGLPRSAGHRAGTDATREVVRACGELGVSYLTTYVFSAENWGRPSSEVSMLMDLLVEMTKKEIASLNANNVRLRAIGDLSRVPPKTRQVLLNGIEETRNNTGLNLNLAISYGGRSEIVNAAREFARKAAEDPSLIDLLDEASFREYLFTKDIPDPELIIRTGGDKRISNFLLWQAAYSELYITDVLWPDFNKDCLIEAIEDFSRRDRRFGKVKES; encoded by the coding sequence ATGGCGGGAAATTTACTCATAATGATTATTCCCACACATATTGGAATTATAATGGATGGAAATGGGAGGTGGGCGCGGCAGCGTGGGCTTCCCAGGTCCGCAGGTCATCGTGCCGGTACCGATGCTACCAGGGAGGTAGTCAGAGCTTGCGGAGAGCTGGGTGTCTCATATCTGACCACCTATGTGTTCTCTGCGGAAAACTGGGGACGGCCCAGTTCAGAGGTATCTATGCTGATGGATCTTCTGGTAGAGATGACCAAAAAAGAGATAGCGAGTCTGAATGCAAATAATGTGCGGTTAAGGGCAATCGGTGATCTATCACGGGTTCCCCCCAAAACCCGTCAGGTGCTCCTTAATGGTATCGAGGAGACCAGAAATAATACCGGGCTGAATTTAAACCTGGCCATAAGCTATGGAGGACGTTCTGAAATAGTAAATGCCGCACGAGAATTTGCCAGGAAGGCTGCAGAAGACCCCTCTTTGATTGACCTTCTCGATGAGGCATCGTTCCGTGAGTATCTCTTTACAAAAGACATCCCCGATCCTGAGCTGATAATACGGACTGGGGGGGATAAGAGAATCTCCAATTTTTTGCTCTGGCAAGCGGCCTATTCTGAGCTTTACATCACTGATGTGTTGTGGCCGGATTTTAATAAAGACTGTCTGATAGAAGCCATTGAGGATTTTTCCAGACGGGACCGCAGATTTGGGAAGGTGAAGGAGTCATGA
- the frr gene encoding ribosome recycling factor encodes MSALDSIQSETNQRMQKTIESLKKDLSRIRAGRASPALLDGLTVDYYGSPMPVNQVANISVPDARMIVIQPWEKKMLTAIEKAIQTSDLGLNPQNDGNLIRLPIPPLSEERRRDLFKNCKKVAEESKVGIRNIRRDSNEKLKKTEKDKEITQDESKKGLDEIQKLTDKFIKTVDDLLANKEKEIMEV; translated from the coding sequence ATGAGTGCTTTGGATTCTATTCAGTCGGAAACTAATCAGAGAATGCAGAAGACAATTGAAAGCCTGAAAAAAGACCTTTCAAGGATCAGGGCAGGAAGAGCCAGTCCGGCACTTCTCGATGGTTTGACAGTTGATTATTATGGTTCTCCCATGCCTGTAAATCAGGTCGCAAATATCTCAGTTCCTGACGCCAGGATGATTGTTATCCAGCCCTGGGAGAAAAAGATGCTTACTGCGATTGAGAAAGCAATCCAGACATCTGATCTGGGACTCAATCCTCAGAATGATGGTAACCTTATTCGCCTTCCAATACCTCCTCTTTCAGAGGAACGCCGCAGGGACCTGTTCAAGAACTGCAAGAAAGTTGCAGAGGAAAGTAAAGTTGGTATCAGGAACATCAGGCGTGATTCAAATGAAAAGTTGAAGAAGACTGAGAAGGACAAGGAAATTACTCAGGATGAATCAAAGAAGGGGCTTGATGAGATTCAGAAGCTTACGGATAAGTTTATAAAAACGGTTGACGATCTGCTTGCCAACAAAGAAAAAGAGATCATGGAGGTCTGA
- a CDS encoding UMP kinase, with the protein MGARFKRVLLKLSGEALAGSKGFGIDPSVISRIAEEIAEVLVAGTQVGIVIGGGNFLRGATIEGVSRVTGDAMGMLATVINSLAMKEYLDKCGCPSRVLTAVRLDRAGEYYTPAKAIECLQNGEVVIIAGGTGNPFFTTDTAAALRCAEIGGEVILKATKVDGIYDSDPLKNPSAVRFSSISHAEALAKGLKVMDVTAFSFCQENSIPIIIFKLLEHGNLRKCIEGQAVGSIIKTGEQA; encoded by the coding sequence ATGGGTGCCAGGTTCAAGAGAGTGCTATTGAAGCTTTCCGGTGAAGCACTTGCCGGAAGCAAAGGGTTTGGCATAGATCCGTCGGTTATTTCCAGAATAGCCGAGGAGATTGCTGAGGTGCTTGTCGCCGGGACTCAGGTAGGGATAGTAATTGGCGGGGGGAATTTTCTCCGCGGGGCTACAATTGAGGGTGTTTCGAGGGTAACCGGTGATGCCATGGGGATGCTGGCGACAGTGATAAACTCCCTTGCAATGAAGGAATACCTGGATAAATGTGGGTGCCCATCGAGGGTACTCACTGCTGTTCGTCTTGACCGGGCAGGAGAATACTACACTCCGGCCAAGGCGATTGAGTGTTTGCAGAACGGGGAAGTGGTAATAATCGCGGGGGGAACCGGCAATCCATTTTTCACGACAGATACCGCTGCTGCGCTGCGTTGCGCTGAGATAGGCGGTGAAGTGATTCTGAAGGCAACCAAGGTAGATGGTATTTACGACAGCGATCCTTTAAAGAACCCTTCAGCGGTACGGTTCAGCAGCATCAGCCATGCTGAAGCGCTGGCAAAGGGGTTGAAGGTGATGGATGTGACAGCCTTTTCCTTCTGCCAGGAGAACTCAATTCCGATTATCATCTTCAAGCTGCTTGAACATGGAAATCTCCGTAAATGTATAGAGGGTCAGGCTGTGGGATCAATTATCAAAACAGGAGAACAGGCATGA
- a CDS encoding elongation factor Ts, producing MEISAAQVKELREKTGLGMMICKQALIESKGDMNLAIENLRKQGQATAARRAGKAVKEGKVTLLIEPSCGIVFEVNSETDFVARNEDFIEFVDKLGKLLIQEKPADIEAARKLTSPMFGGQSVESRLTELIGKIGENITFRRYRKMDVNPASERLFSYLHGNGKIGVLVKLSADKELDSQAMADLGKDLSMQVAAANPIAANRENIPADVVNKEKEIYFTQAQSSGKPEKIWDKIVEGKLTKFYQEVVLTEQAFIKTPDISVTDRIKETEKQTGAKIKVLDFVRFELGAEE from the coding sequence ATGGAAATATCTGCTGCACAAGTAAAAGAACTCAGAGAAAAGACCGGGCTTGGAATGATGATCTGTAAGCAGGCCCTGATTGAGTCCAAGGGTGACATGAACCTGGCAATTGAGAATCTCAGAAAGCAGGGTCAGGCAACTGCTGCCCGCAGAGCAGGCAAAGCGGTGAAAGAGGGAAAGGTCACCCTGTTGATTGAGCCTTCCTGTGGTATAGTTTTCGAAGTCAATTCAGAAACAGATTTTGTCGCCAGGAACGAGGATTTTATCGAGTTTGTGGACAAGCTGGGAAAACTTTTGATTCAGGAGAAGCCTGCTGATATCGAAGCTGCCCGGAAGTTGACCTCTCCAATGTTTGGCGGGCAGTCTGTTGAGAGCAGGCTGACCGAGCTTATTGGAAAAATCGGGGAGAACATCACTTTCCGCAGGTATCGCAAGATGGATGTCAATCCTGCAAGTGAACGTCTTTTCAGTTATCTTCATGGCAATGGGAAAATCGGTGTTCTGGTCAAATTGTCTGCTGACAAGGAGCTTGACAGCCAGGCTATGGCGGATCTGGGTAAGGATCTTTCCATGCAGGTTGCTGCTGCCAATCCTATTGCAGCCAACAGGGAAAACATTCCTGCGGATGTGGTAAATAAAGAGAAGGAGATTTACTTTACTCAGGCACAGAGTTCAGGTAAACCGGAAAAAATCTGGGATAAGATAGTTGAAGGCAAACTGACGAAATTCTATCAGGAAGTCGTATTGACTGAGCAGGCATTTATAAAGACTCCGGATATCAGTGTGACTGACCGCATAAAAGAGACTGAGAAGCAGACAGGTGCAAAAATCAAGGTTCTTGATTTTGTACGCTTTGAGCTTGGTGCGGAGGAGTAA
- the rpsB gene encoding 30S ribosomal protein S2, with translation MSTLSVQDLLEAGTHFGHQTKRWNPKMKRFILCPRNGIYIIDLNKTLLSVEKFITRVRKEVAKGGKVLFVGTKKQLKDCIREEAERCKMPYVTERWLGGMLTNFQTIRKSVSKLEKIETMEADGTIEALPKKERMLLIKRKEKLLSVLSGIRDMRRLPGIIFVVDTIKEHIAIAEGRRLRIPIGAIVDTNCDPDVVDYPIPGNDDAIKSVQLIARAVSDAIMEESANIAEAEIIEQETAKAASAPAEETEVAEGAVEETEETKKKPRVIHKKIVKFAEEE, from the coding sequence ATGTCTACATTATCAGTACAAGACCTGCTGGAAGCCGGGACCCATTTTGGCCATCAGACAAAGCGCTGGAACCCGAAGATGAAGCGCTTTATTCTTTGTCCAAGAAACGGCATCTATATCATTGATCTGAACAAAACTCTGCTTTCTGTTGAAAAATTCATTACGCGAGTGCGCAAGGAAGTTGCCAAGGGTGGAAAGGTTTTGTTTGTTGGTACAAAGAAGCAGCTTAAGGATTGCATCCGGGAAGAAGCCGAGCGTTGCAAGATGCCTTATGTAACCGAGAGGTGGCTTGGCGGGATGCTTACTAATTTCCAGACTATTCGCAAGAGTGTTTCCAAGCTGGAAAAAATCGAGACCATGGAGGCGGATGGTACAATCGAGGCTCTTCCCAAAAAGGAAAGGATGCTTCTTATTAAAAGAAAGGAGAAACTCCTTTCTGTGCTGAGTGGTATCCGTGATATGCGCAGGCTTCCAGGTATCATTTTTGTTGTTGACACAATCAAAGAGCATATTGCAATTGCCGAGGGACGTCGTCTGCGTATACCGATCGGGGCAATAGTAGATACAAATTGTGATCCTGATGTGGTTGATTATCCTATTCCCGGTAATGATGACGCCATAAAGTCGGTGCAATTGATAGCCAGAGCAGTTTCTGACGCAATCATGGAGGAGAGCGCAAACATTGCTGAAGCAGAGATTATCGAGCAGGAGACTGCAAAAGCGGCATCTGCACCAGCAGAAGAGACTGAGGTAGCAGAGGGAGCTGTGGAGGAAACGGAAGAAACAAAGAAAAAACCTCGTGTTATCCACAAAAAAATCGTTAAATTTGCCGAAGAAGAATAA
- the rpsI gene encoding 30S ribosomal protein S9, producing the protein MENRYSATGKRKNAIATVIVRPGKGERIINGRSIQEYLMSDVLVKDTEQPLHLLQVADSFDVVASVRGGGLSGQSGAIRLGIARALALISEENRKALRKGGFLTRDSRVVERKKYGQAGARRRYQFSKR; encoded by the coding sequence TTGGAAAACAGGTATTCTGCGACCGGTAAGCGTAAGAACGCGATTGCGACCGTAATTGTTCGTCCCGGCAAAGGTGAGAGGATCATAAATGGAAGGTCTATTCAAGAGTATCTCATGAGTGATGTACTGGTGAAGGACACGGAACAGCCTTTGCATTTACTCCAGGTAGCTGATTCTTTCGATGTGGTTGCCAGTGTTCGGGGGGGCGGTCTTAGTGGGCAGTCTGGTGCGATTCGTCTGGGAATTGCCAGGGCACTGGCTTTGATCAGTGAGGAAAACCGTAAAGCCCTGCGCAAGGGTGGATTTCTTACCAGAGACTCCCGGGTGGTTGAGCGTAAAAAGTATGGCCAGGCTGGAGCCCGCAGAAGATACCAATTCTCAAAGCGATAG
- the rplM gene encoding 50S ribosomal protein L13, with translation MKTVVVDTKSIERKWYVLDAANQTLGRLASKAAQILIGKGKVAYSPNQDHGDFLIIVNAEKVVLTGKKAETKEYFRHSRYPGGGKFRSFQEQMRLDPSKVLVHAIHGMVPKNARGRAIMKKLHVYSGSNHPHTAQQPTALTI, from the coding sequence ATGAAAACAGTAGTTGTGGACACAAAGTCGATTGAGCGTAAGTGGTATGTGCTTGATGCTGCCAATCAGACCCTGGGAAGGCTTGCATCGAAGGCTGCTCAGATTTTGATAGGGAAGGGTAAGGTTGCTTATTCTCCAAATCAGGATCATGGGGATTTTCTGATCATAGTAAATGCAGAGAAGGTTGTGCTGACCGGAAAAAAGGCGGAGACCAAAGAGTATTTCCGCCATTCCCGTTATCCCGGTGGGGGAAAATTCCGTTCCTTCCAGGAGCAGATGAGACTTGATCCATCGAAGGTTCTGGTTCATGCTATCCATGGTATGGTTCCCAAAAATGCGCGTGGCAGGGCTATAATGAAGAAGCTTCATGTGTATTCCGGGTCAAATCATCCTCATACTGCGCAGCAGCCCACTGCTTTAACCATCTAA
- a CDS encoding sigma-70 family RNA polymerase sigma factor, giving the protein MEKSQFLPEEGSLALYLKEIGKNRSLTVEEESKLAVRIRKGDRKALEKLVKANLRFVVSVARNYQNQGLPLSDLINEGNLGLIRAAKRFDEKKNFKFISYAVWWIRQAILQALAEQSRIIKLPLNRVGTIHKIGKMQSKLEQKYRRLPNVEELAAELNIDEAEVRETIKIGNSHMSLDAPLQHGEDSKLMDILQDEDQEQPDDGLMEISLQDEINHTLETLSEREKEVVRLYFGIGEDTSHTLEEIGQRFNLTRERARQIKEKALRRLKHSSRSKRLLAYRS; this is encoded by the coding sequence ATGGAAAAATCGCAATTTCTTCCTGAGGAGGGTTCGCTTGCGCTTTATCTTAAAGAAATCGGGAAAAACAGGAGCCTGACGGTAGAAGAGGAATCCAAGCTGGCCGTAAGGATTCGCAAAGGTGACCGGAAGGCGCTTGAGAAGCTGGTAAAAGCTAATCTGAGATTTGTGGTAAGCGTTGCCCGGAATTATCAGAATCAGGGATTACCCCTGAGTGACCTGATAAATGAGGGTAATCTGGGTTTAATCAGGGCTGCAAAGCGCTTTGATGAGAAGAAGAATTTCAAGTTTATCTCTTATGCGGTTTGGTGGATAAGGCAGGCCATTTTACAGGCTTTGGCTGAACAATCCCGAATAATAAAGTTGCCGCTTAACCGGGTTGGTACAATTCATAAGATAGGGAAGATGCAAAGCAAGCTTGAGCAGAAGTATCGTCGTCTTCCCAATGTAGAGGAGCTTGCTGCTGAGCTCAATATTGATGAAGCTGAAGTGCGGGAGACGATAAAGATCGGCAACAGTCATATGTCTCTGGATGCCCCGCTTCAGCACGGGGAAGATTCCAAGCTGATGGATATTCTTCAGGATGAGGATCAGGAGCAGCCGGATGACGGGCTAATGGAGATTTCACTTCAGGATGAGATAAATCACACCCTTGAGACTCTCAGTGAGAGAGAAAAGGAAGTTGTGAGGTTATATTTCGGAATAGGGGAGGATACTTCTCATACCCTTGAGGAAATAGGCCAGCGGTTTAACCTGACCCGGGAGAGGGCGCGTCAGATAAAGGAGAAGGCTTTGCGGAGGCTGAAGCATTCATCCCGCAGTAAACGTCTCCTTGCCTACAGATCTTGA
- a CDS encoding MBL fold metallo-hydrolase codes for MRIRCWGSRGSIPVSGPEFIKYGGDTACVEVRSGEGDLIILDAGSGIRNLGVKLMREKIRKLNILFTHLHLDHIIGLPFFGPVYSREFSINIYGCPFKISSFESALHGMMRSPYFPVDLKNLPARVRYKDIMAKSFRIGSVKVTPIYLNHPNGGLGYRIKEKGKVFVFLTDNELGYDLPGSQPFEYYVDFCKNADLLIHDAEFDREEYRKFKAWGHSMYTDVVELGIRAGVKRLGLFHINSYRTDRQQESIVRDSKRIIKRNNCGMDCFAVGNQFEITI; via the coding sequence ATGCGCATTCGTTGCTGGGGATCGAGAGGGTCCATACCCGTAAGTGGTCCTGAATTCATTAAGTATGGGGGGGATACTGCATGTGTGGAGGTCAGGTCCGGGGAAGGTGATTTAATAATCCTGGATGCAGGAAGCGGTATAAGGAATCTGGGTGTTAAGTTGATGAGGGAAAAGATCAGAAAACTAAACATCCTCTTCACTCATCTTCACCTTGACCACATAATAGGGCTTCCTTTTTTCGGTCCTGTTTATAGTCGTGAATTCAGTATAAATATTTACGGGTGTCCTTTTAAGATTTCCAGTTTCGAGAGTGCATTGCATGGGATGATGAGGTCTCCATATTTTCCGGTGGATCTTAAGAACCTTCCTGCCAGAGTACGCTACAAAGATATCATGGCCAAATCTTTCCGGATAGGTTCTGTAAAGGTAACACCCATTTATTTGAACCATCCGAATGGGGGGCTGGGATACAGAATTAAGGAAAAAGGGAAGGTTTTTGTATTTCTGACGGACAATGAGCTTGGTTATGACCTGCCCGGGAGTCAGCCTTTTGAGTATTACGTGGATTTCTGTAAAAATGCGGACCTGTTGATTCATGATGCAGAATTTGACAGGGAGGAGTACAGGAAATTTAAGGCCTGGGGTCATTCTATGTACACTGATGTGGTTGAGCTTGGGATCAGGGCAGGTGTGAAGAGACTTGGACTTTTCCACATTAACAGCTATCGAACCGACAGGCAACAGGAGTCAATAGTAAGGGATTCTAAGAGAATAATCAAGAGGAATAATTGCGGGATGGATTGTTTTGCGGTAGGAAACCAGTTTGAAATCACCATTTAG
- a CDS encoding 50S ribosomal protein L28: MSKTCEICGKHPQSGNTISHAHNVNKRIFYPNLRTIKRVVNGTSKRIKICMKCLKAMAKN; the protein is encoded by the coding sequence ATGTCAAAAACTTGCGAAATATGCGGAAAACACCCGCAGTCCGGTAATACAATCTCGCATGCGCACAATGTAAATAAAAGGATTTTCTATCCGAACCTGCGCACAATCAAAAGGGTTGTAAATGGTACTTCCAAAAGAATAAAGATCTGCATGAAGTGCCTCAAGGCCATGGCCAAAAACTGA
- the pheA gene encoding prephenate dehydratase, with the protein MKVAFLGERGSFSELAAIEHFGPSAKLQAKPDFPEIYRSVADGDCRYGIVPIENSLAGSIHQNYDLLLESGLFITGEILLRIGHFLIANKGVKKTQVRRIFSHPQALAQCKEYLKRFPNVEKIPYPNTALAVKKIRDEKLDDSAAVASMQAAIDFNMNILAGNIEDNKWNTTRFLIVARKAEKPPKGVPVKTSVVFSMKNVPGALFKCLGAFALRDIDLYKIESRPVHGKGFKYLFYLDFEGSAESESQRNAISNLQEITRFYRLLGSYPQGKPVQPRCQRRK; encoded by the coding sequence ATGAAAGTTGCTTTTCTTGGTGAGCGCGGCTCCTTCAGTGAACTGGCCGCTATAGAGCATTTCGGCCCTTCGGCAAAGCTTCAGGCAAAACCTGATTTCCCGGAAATTTACAGATCTGTTGCTGATGGTGACTGCCGCTATGGAATAGTACCGATTGAAAACTCCCTTGCCGGGAGTATTCATCAGAACTATGATCTCCTTCTGGAGAGTGGACTATTCATAACAGGTGAGATACTGTTGCGGATCGGGCATTTCCTTATTGCCAATAAAGGAGTGAAAAAAACACAGGTGAGAAGAATATTCTCTCACCCCCAGGCTTTAGCTCAATGTAAAGAGTACCTGAAACGTTTCCCGAATGTAGAGAAGATTCCTTATCCCAATACTGCTCTGGCCGTGAAGAAGATCAGAGACGAGAAATTGGATGACTCCGCGGCTGTGGCATCGATGCAGGCGGCTATCGACTTTAACATGAATATTCTGGCCGGCAACATCGAGGATAACAAATGGAACACTACAAGATTTCTGATAGTGGCAAGAAAGGCGGAAAAACCTCCGAAAGGTGTACCGGTGAAAACATCGGTAGTTTTCTCCATGAAAAACGTTCCGGGTGCCTTGTTCAAATGTCTCGGGGCGTTTGCCCTCAGAGATATCGATCTCTATAAAATCGAATCACGCCCGGTGCATGGGAAAGGATTCAAGTACCTGTTTTATCTTGACTTCGAAGGTTCAGCCGAATCGGAATCTCAGCGGAACGCAATCTCCAATTTGCAGGAAATCACCCGGTTTTACCGTCTTCTTGGCTCCTATCCACAGGGAAAGCCGGTTCAGCCAAGGTGCCAGAGGAGAAAATAG
- a CDS encoding C40 family peptidase, producing MKSSGPGFGLSAVFISAVLFFSGCAPSVKYSRGSPQTGTTSKQYLVPRDWDYRKNYQIPQSRLSSVIASYIGTPYRYGGMSRKGVDCSGFVCLVFRDVSRVKLPHSTRKLRKYGRVVPMQQARHGDLIFFKGSRGIVNHVGIFLGEGRFAHASSSKGVIYSNLSEKYYSQRLLEVRRLFK from the coding sequence ATGAAAAGTTCCGGGCCGGGTTTCGGACTTAGTGCGGTGTTTATAAGTGCAGTTCTTTTCTTTTCCGGCTGTGCTCCATCGGTGAAATATTCCCGTGGTTCTCCTCAGACAGGGACCACTTCAAAACAGTATCTTGTGCCCCGGGACTGGGATTACCGTAAAAATTACCAGATTCCTCAATCCCGTCTCTCTTCGGTAATAGCGTCCTACATTGGTACTCCATACCGCTATGGAGGAATGAGCAGAAAGGGTGTGGATTGTTCCGGCTTTGTCTGCCTTGTTTTCAGAGATGTAAGCAGAGTGAAACTCCCGCATTCCACCAGGAAACTCAGGAAATACGGAAGGGTAGTTCCCATGCAGCAGGCTCGTCATGGGGATCTTATATTCTTTAAGGGGTCGAGGGGGATTGTCAATCATGTAGGTATTTTTCTGGGTGAGGGGCGTTTTGCGCATGCAAGCAGCAGTAAAGGTGTAATATACAGTAATCTGAGTGAAAAGTATTATTCTCAACGTTTACTGGAGGTACGGAGGTTGTTCAAATGA